A region of the Stieleria sp. JC731 genome:
ACACCACCGGCGTGGTGGCGTGCTAGTGACACGGCAAACCGTAAGGCACTTAGCGTTCACGTCGCCCTGCTTCCTTATATGGAGCAACAGGGGCTTTGGGATCATATTTCCAATCCCAGTATCAAGACTGTGACAGGCGCTCCGCCGCCAGCGATTACCGGAGGAGCATGGCCAGCGATGGGTCCCAGCCCCAAGGCATATTCAACCAATCCCGGATATATCCCTTGGCAAACCGAAATCCCAACCTTCCGATGCCCTAGCGATCCTGGCCAAGGTTTGCCCGGTCGAGGACGCGTGAATTACGGTCCATCCCTTGGGGACGCACCTCGTACGAACTTGGCCAGTCACTTCGATCGAGCCGAAATGGTTCCAAGCTTGAGTGGCGGTACGGTTGCCAACGCGAAGATTCTTCATCGCGGGTTCTTTGCTCCGTATTCGGAATTCAAGTTCCGCGATGTCAAAGATGGACTTTCAAACACCATCGCGATGGGTGAGATCGTGTCGAACCTACAGGACAACGCGATCAACGGATCGATTTCATGGGACTCCGGTGGCGACAATAACGACCACTTCGTGAACCCATTGCACTGTGTCGATTCCAACGAGATCGATCCTGAACGACCACGGTTTTGGTGTTTGTCGTCCAGCGGTAACTGCACTCCGCCTGTTTCTATCGTCAACGGAGAAACCAACGGTCGCGGGATGAGCTGGGCGTCGGCGTTCCGTTTGTCGATCTCGGCCGTCTTCACCGTTCGTCCTCCCAACAGTGAGTTGTGTATCGGAAAGTGGGCTGACAACGAAGGCAACTTCTCGGCAAGTAGCCACCACCAAGGCGGTGCACACATCTTGATGGGTGACGGTGCTGTCGTCTTCATGACGGACTCCGTCGAATCGGGTGACCAACACGCCACCGGTATCTTCGATGGAAACCGTCCCGGAGACCGAAGTCCCTATGGCCTATGGGGTGCCCTGGGAACCAAGGGTGCTGGCGAAGTGATCGATGATGCGATCGCTCAATAACGCCCAGTAGTCGATACCCAAAAGTGAACCGTCCCTGGAACGAGCGTTTCGCAGCTTGTTCCAGGGAACACTTCTGCTGAAGACGCGGATTTATTAAATCCCAAGTCAATTCTGTCTGCCACCATGGGGTAGGTTCTCTCGCCTGTGCTGACCAATGATCTTTTGACACTCCGATTCGGTCTATTCGCAATCGTCCTCCTTGCTCGATTTCATTGGGAATCAACGTTTCTTCCACAGAGAGAAAGGCGATAGTGAAATCACTACGTCACTGCGATCGCTATCTTTAGTCAAGGCGATTGGCAAGCAGAAGGAGCCAGCCCGCAAGACCGGAAAAGGCGTCAATGTTCGCGTGGTTCGATTATCTTGTTGAGTCGCGATCTCAATTTAAAGCGAGGTGCTGATCGGTGGTTGTCGAAGACGAAACTGTATCTTTATCGCCCTCGATCACTCGAGCTTCGATAACAGGCGTATTGCGATTGCCTTAAACGGATTGGGCAGCCAACCCTGTTGGAGTGCGAGTAAGCTTTTTCTGCAGATGCACGCACCAGCTACTTCGCAGTCCACATGGCAACGGCATGCCCAAAAGCGTGGTCCCGCCAAATTGTCGCGCGATCTCAATCGGGTGGCGATTGCATCGATCGCGATCCTATTGGTTGGTTTACTTGTCTGGCTCCTGTTCCCACCATTCTTCGCGCGCCAGACACAGTTGGTTTTGATTCGTGCCGATCACGCGGCATCCATTGATGTGCCCGTCGTTCCATTTGCGGAACAAGATTTACGTTCACTACAGTCAGTTGATGGATGGAATGTGTCTGATTGGAGTTCCTTATGGAAATCAACTTCGTCCGCCAATCAGCTTGGCGATCGCTTTGCCGGCCAGCAGTTGCGCAGCGACGACACGTTGGTCGTCTGTATTGCCGCACATGGCATCAGCAGTGCCAGTGGTCCGGTGCTACTATGCAATGATTTCAGTTTACGACGCCAGAGTTCTGGTCGAATCGCAGTCGAAGAACTGCTCGACCAAATCCGACGTTCGAGCGCAGGAACGAAGATCCTCGTCGTTTATGACGCGGGGATCGAGTTCGACCCACGATTGGGCGTGGTGTCCAACCGCTTTGCCAGTCAGCTATCTGATGTTGTCGAAAAAACGAACGACCCATCGCTTTGGGTTTACTGCTCTCATGGGCGAAACCAACATTCGTTCGTCGAAGACGCTGCCAATCAAAGTGTGTTTGGGATGTTCTTCACCGCGGCAGCAGGTGGAGCCGCCGACCTGGATCAAGATCGCCAACTGACGCTTCATGAACTTGAGCGCTTCACGAGCGCAAACGTCGCGAAGTGGACCAATAGCGGATCGTCTGACGATTGCTTTCAGTCGCCAATGCTTTTATGGGGTGGTGATCAAAGACAGCAGCCGAATCCGGTCGTGCTTTCAATCGATCCGTCGAAGGAACCCCAGTCTTGGTCGACCGCAGAGCTGCTGAATCAAAAACACAAGGATTCGGGTTCGAGCGTTCTGGCCAGTGAGACATTCGCGAATAATGCGAGTTCCCCAGGCGTCATCAACCGGCTTGCCTCGACGTCGACCAACAACGCACAGGCCGCACCCCCCAAGACGGAATCACAAGACGGCACACCTGCGTCTTCGGACCAAAGCTCGACTGACAAGCCGGCGAAACTTGCGTCGGCCAACAGTGATGCTGCTTTGTTGTACTCGGCTTGGCAACTACTTGACCGACTCACAGACCCGAGCGGACAAAACGCTATAGAACCGAACGGCAGCGTTGCCTTGGCGACCCGGCCTCATCTATTGCGAGAACTTCAACGTGAAGTTCTGTTGATGGAGCGGTATGTTCTTTTCGGATCCCAATCCCAGCAAGAGATTGGACGTGAACGGATCTCCCGATTGGTTGACTCGGTGACCACGGATGTATCGAAAAACAGGCAGAATCCCCAAGCAATCAAAATTGCAGATGCGGTCTTTCCACAATCTGGAACACAACGGGCAGATGGATTACTTGCGGAGATTGACACCGACGATTTAGGACTTGGCCTATTGATCGGTGAACTGCTGGATAACCCAATAAAGATCGACCTCAGCGGACTGGATGTTGCACTTCGACGAAGCGATCGCCAAGCATTCGAGGTCTGGATCAACACCAAATGGATCCCTGAATGCGAGCAGTATCGTCAGCTTCGTTGGATTAAATCTCTCGGACAGCAGAAGGAACTTGCTTGGGAAACGCTTCAATCGGCCGCGCGATCAGCACTTCTGGGATCTCGGGTAGCCGCCCTCGACTTGATCCACAATGGCTGGTGTCGCGAACGCGTTGAGCTGGCTGATGCGGATCATCTGTTTGCGGCAGAACTTCTAGCAAATCACGTCGGGGCGGACTGGCAAACGCGAGCCGCAAGCTTGTTCGATAAAGCGAGGGCGAAGTATGAAGCCGCCCAAAAACACACCGACAACTTGGCACAGCTTGAGTACAGGTTCGAAAAGGCGATCAGCCAAATTCCGATTTACCTGTCGATGCTGACCAAAATCGAAGACGAAGATTACCGCAATAACGCTATCGAACTCGTTGAAATACTTATCAAAACAACGAAAGAAGCGGCTGACACACTTGTGCATTCCGACACAAGCGACCTCGAAACGAGTCGCAGTCGATTGACAGCCCTGGATCTCGCGTTGAACCAAGCGGGAAAGTTGCTCGGTGACGCTTCCGCACGCCAACTGATTGATGGGGCTGCGGATCTAAACACAGCACACCTTGCACGAATTCTGTTGTCCAGTCCGCTCTTGAACGCGAGCCTTCGGATGCAGCTTCATTCGGTCGTTCACTCCGAATCGTCGCAAAAGCTCCGCACCTATGGACTTGCTGACCTGACAGTTCCCGCATCGGGCGATCAACAAGACGAAGTCTCGTGTGTTTGCGGTGTAGAACAAGCACGTGCAATGGCAAACCTGTTCACCGAGTATTCGGAACTTGTAAATCTGACGTCGGGCAACCCATCAGGAATGATCCAAAAGTCGCTTGATGCAATTCAGCAGTCGCTCGCGCAGATCACGAACAGCGAAGCGACCAACCAAGAAGACTTTTCCGCGTTGGTGACCACATTCGAACAGGCCGGAGTGTCGTTTTACGAGTCCTTGGTGCGTGACCTTTTGAACTCAACATCGA
Encoded here:
- a CDS encoding DUF1559 domain-containing protein: MRSNGVRDGRSAFTLVELLVVIAIIGILVGLLLPAVQAAREAARRMSCSNNFKQLGLAIHNYHSAFKQLPPHGGGTGKGLETPPAWWRASDTANRKALSVHVALLPYMEQQGLWDHISNPSIKTVTGAPPPAITGGAWPAMGPSPKAYSTNPGYIPWQTEIPTFRCPSDPGQGLPGRGRVNYGPSLGDAPRTNLASHFDRAEMVPSLSGGTVANAKILHRGFFAPYSEFKFRDVKDGLSNTIAMGEIVSNLQDNAINGSISWDSGGDNNDHFVNPLHCVDSNEIDPERPRFWCLSSSGNCTPPVSIVNGETNGRGMSWASAFRLSISAVFTVRPPNSELCIGKWADNEGNFSASSHHQGGAHILMGDGAVVFMTDSVESGDQHATGIFDGNRPGDRSPYGLWGALGTKGAGEVIDDAIAQ
- a CDS encoding carboxypeptidase-like regulatory domain-containing protein; translated protein: MAIASIAILLVGLLVWLLFPPFFARQTQLVLIRADHAASIDVPVVPFAEQDLRSLQSVDGWNVSDWSSLWKSTSSANQLGDRFAGQQLRSDDTLVVCIAAHGISSASGPVLLCNDFSLRRQSSGRIAVEELLDQIRRSSAGTKILVVYDAGIEFDPRLGVVSNRFASQLSDVVEKTNDPSLWVYCSHGRNQHSFVEDAANQSVFGMFFTAAAGGAADLDQDRQLTLHELERFTSANVAKWTNSGSSDDCFQSPMLLWGGDQRQQPNPVVLSIDPSKEPQSWSTAELLNQKHKDSGSSVLASETFANNASSPGVINRLASTSTNNAQAAPPKTESQDGTPASSDQSSTDKPAKLASANSDAALLYSAWQLLDRLTDPSGQNAIEPNGSVALATRPHLLRELQREVLLMERYVLFGSQSQQEIGRERISRLVDSVTTDVSKNRQNPQAIKIADAVFPQSGTQRADGLLAEIDTDDLGLGLLIGELLDNPIKIDLSGLDVALRRSDRQAFEVWINTKWIPECEQYRQLRWIKSLGQQKELAWETLQSAARSALLGSRVAALDLIHNGWCRERVELADADHLFAAELLANHVGADWQTRAASLFDKARAKYEAAQKHTDNLAQLEYRFEKAISQIPIYLSMLTKIEDEDYRNNAIELVEILIKTTKEAADTLVHSDTSDLETSRSRLTALDLALNQAGKLLGDASARQLIDGAADLNTAHLARILLSSPLLNASLRMQLHSVVHSESSQKLRTYGLADLTVPASGDQQDEVSCVCGVEQARAMANLFTEYSELVNLTSGNPSGMIQKSLDAIQQSLAQITNSEATNQEDFSALVTTFEQAGVSFYESLVRDLLNSTSTDQVPQQLRSLRMLDGRDAWRFASIDTTTLSLPKRIQSTQSWLARRRWQRETFQDLNDAARSDTVVAALDQNDRPISLPLVKSVQQVDLQYQNQSKITLQIANPSDRPMSLILSVDVDRMLVDLSSPESAGHDSTEPEFQWSTASTEFGTRQSKPFQLKAHEKRDLVFNVHRNGLASESTELTFDFFATNPTELAIDSTTLLARHIIDVRMPVAELLIRHGDQDASSSESGLEIRPFPNRVQDLQFGLIGQTNAQKSVELNCFAIGKPIADSDWLDHASDYVGAPLFAAKYAMSTDGAPCFAGPAEGAAPEAEKPADEKASPVPSQQIPHGMIAVIKDLSTGQSTFRLVDFAIQRPRRFLDAKVSFDGSRNQIVIELQTRDPRYLPPGGPVNVSCYLEGGSEQTRGKLSGLLSASRPREKLFIDLAAPSAKPLRMYIDVDDYPRAFVFDVVCQPGNIIGEQTDLVELAMTSDSLRGILPASDEIPVSLKVNAPVGSFESQNDTIELGFDLNGDGAPDPESSVILDSDREVHIGIIKATADGKVTIDATATDHRVLLPSVRLENIDIQVAAEMEINEVNYKAAPIDLYIDTAAPVIGPVDKVSPSRPSIAGQETDLLVFGFDEAAGVQQIEAVFDKDGSGEFPEDAKPMIAVRQSSRQWVLSAKLPADLGPHTLLVRSTDAVGNTSEPYPVDLNVQAAVEGANPSELPFVELLGTIQLRGKAVPGAEITLIDLAPAKAPTTSAPIVAKADSAGLYKIAKLKPGSYSLMARGVVRNRVHLVEQTLTVPGTDPTNRHDIELP